Proteins from a single region of Candidatus Poribacteria bacterium:
- a CDS encoding Eco57I restriction-modification methylase domain-containing protein, whose protein sequence is MPETHIRTEIQSALNNFMDGELAKNATHLLKVLGYESQRTLNRDANTTEAFREDFDPDNLINPEKAHLNDWQTADFLFQLTADEIRQQTQETITFHEDAGVDESIYQSYLFLAIKLKGDTYSRTALANITREINKLYAIPALLIFQHGRTLTFSIINRRPSQRDRDLDVLEKVTLIKDIDLVNPHRAHLDILAELSLSALYQQHGFTNFLELHQAWQQTLDTSELNRRFFKEIADWYFWAVDKVTFPADADTSVGVVSHLTVHNATCVIRLITRLIFVWFLKGKELVPNALFEEDTISELLANVDPQESTYYKAILQNLFFATLNQEMNTSEKPNTRKFRGEGRQHYNITSLYRYKRYFRDPDAALHLFETIPFLNGGLFECLDKPDPDDAKTILRIDGFSDREDNPLSVPNELFFSEPQSVNLNAVYDTKNSRYTVRGLIHILNRYKFTIAENTPIEQEVALDPELLGQVFENLLAAYNPETGTTARKQTGSFYTPREVVNYMVDESLIAYFKNTVRSRETIHCPSETKLRHLLAYNDEPHQFTTTEVEHLISAIDTLKILDPACGSGAFPMGILHKLVFLLSKLDPRNAQWRQRQIDRVQGAITASEKIDDSTFRESAISELEREIDSINEAFERNELDYGRKLYLIENCIYGVDIQPIATQIAKLRFFISLIVEQKIDDTRENRGVRPLPNLETKFVAANTLLDVEKPEQMTLRNPEIDSKEKALEEVRRRHFTARTPRTKDRYRKQDAELRAEISTLLQQDGFPSETTEKISAWDPYNQNASANFFDPEWMFGITDGFDVVIGNPPYVRQEKIKSLKPTLKKRYTCYTGAADLYVYFYERGLQLLSPKGIHTFICSNSWLDVNYGAPLQKYLLDNTKSAVICHSEAEREFESADINTIVSVLHNGIPNPDSQIRFLTFKTFIGDPDIENRRERTRPYTELAQAGTRENKYTGDKWGGKYLRAPDIYWTLLEKGKDKLVRLGDIAEVRRGFTTGANDFFYLDAERIREWGIEDEFLKPVIKSPRECKSIRVDPSQLQFKLFMCHTDRAVLAGTAALDYIEWGESQGFHQKPSCRSRVRWWDLGKREIPSLAFNYLISSTARTLYARNGCYTSDNFQEVHTDSDLILPLCASLNSSLFQLMVNMAGRSNFGGGLLKIQTYEVSELLCLDPKIFAFEDAAIFTSSSWEMLDPSDDRRVLDTIIFDALGLTQGERDGVYEAVVNLVESRLRKARSLKGKG, encoded by the coding sequence ATGCCTGAAACACATATCAGAACCGAAATTCAAAGTGCCCTCAACAACTTCATGGACGGTGAACTCGCCAAAAACGCAACTCATCTCCTCAAGGTATTAGGCTACGAGAGCCAACGGACCCTCAACCGAGACGCAAACACAACCGAGGCATTTCGCGAAGACTTCGATCCTGACAACCTCATAAACCCTGAGAAAGCGCACCTAAACGACTGGCAGACCGCCGATTTCCTCTTCCAACTCACCGCTGACGAAATCAGACAGCAGACCCAAGAGACGATCACCTTCCATGAGGACGCAGGCGTTGATGAGAGTATCTATCAGTCCTATCTCTTTCTCGCTATCAAACTTAAAGGAGATACCTACTCTCGCACCGCACTCGCCAACATCACCCGCGAAATCAACAAGCTCTACGCCATACCAGCACTCCTGATTTTTCAACACGGACGCACCCTAACCTTTTCCATTATCAACCGCAGACCGAGTCAGCGTGATAGGGACCTTGATGTGCTTGAAAAAGTGACACTCATCAAGGATATTGACCTTGTGAATCCCCACCGCGCACACCTTGACATCTTAGCGGAGTTGTCACTAAGTGCCCTCTATCAGCAGCACGGGTTTACGAACTTCCTTGAACTCCATCAGGCGTGGCAGCAGACCTTGGACACCTCCGAGCTCAACAGACGTTTCTTCAAAGAGATTGCCGATTGGTATTTCTGGGCGGTGGATAAGGTGACGTTTCCAGCCGATGCCGACACATCGGTAGGCGTGGTTTCTCACCTCACCGTCCACAATGCCACGTGTGTCATCCGCCTGATTACACGGCTGATCTTCGTCTGGTTTCTCAAGGGGAAGGAACTCGTCCCGAACGCGCTCTTTGAGGAGGACACCATCTCGGAACTGCTCGCAAACGTTGATCCACAGGAAAGCACCTACTACAAGGCAATCCTCCAAAACCTATTCTTCGCGACGTTAAATCAGGAGATGAACACGTCTGAAAAACCGAACACTCGCAAGTTCCGAGGCGAGGGACGACAGCACTACAACATCACCTCACTTTACCGCTACAAACGCTATTTCAGAGACCCGGACGCAGCGCTGCATCTGTTTGAGACAATCCCGTTCCTCAACGGCGGCTTATTTGAATGTTTGGATAAACCCGATCCAGACGACGCAAAAACAATTCTACGAATCGACGGCTTCTCCGACAGAGAGGACAACCCGCTTTCGGTGCCAAACGAACTCTTCTTCTCCGAACCGCAGTCAGTAAATCTCAACGCCGTCTATGATACGAAAAACAGCCGATACACCGTGCGAGGTTTAATCCACATCCTCAACCGCTACAAGTTCACGATTGCCGAAAACACACCCATAGAGCAAGAAGTCGCTCTTGACCCCGAACTCCTCGGGCAGGTATTTGAAAACCTCCTCGCCGCATACAACCCAGAAACCGGCACAACTGCGCGTAAACAGACCGGCTCTTTCTACACTCCCCGTGAAGTCGTCAACTACATGGTAGACGAGTCCCTCATCGCCTACTTCAAAAACACGGTTCGTAGTAGGGAAACCATTCATTGCCCGTCAGAAACCAAACTCCGTCACCTCCTCGCATACAACGACGAACCTCATCAATTCACCACTACCGAAGTCGAACACCTCATCAGTGCCATCGACACCCTCAAGATTCTCGACCCAGCGTGCGGCTCCGGTGCCTTCCCGATGGGCATCTTACACAAACTCGTCTTCCTACTCAGCAAACTTGATCCCCGCAACGCACAATGGCGACAACGCCAAATTGACCGCGTCCAAGGTGCCATCACCGCGTCAGAGAAAATCGACGATAGCACCTTCCGTGAGAGTGCCATCAGCGAATTGGAAAGAGAAATCGACAGCATCAATGAAGCATTTGAACGCAACGAACTCGACTACGGCAGAAAACTCTATCTCATAGAGAACTGCATCTACGGCGTGGACATCCAACCCATTGCCACACAAATTGCCAAACTCCGCTTTTTCATCTCCCTTATCGTAGAACAGAAAATTGACGATACCCGCGAGAACCGAGGCGTGCGTCCGTTGCCAAACTTAGAGACGAAGTTCGTTGCGGCGAATACGCTTCTTGACGTGGAGAAACCCGAGCAGATGACACTCCGCAACCCAGAGATAGACAGCAAGGAGAAAGCACTCGAAGAGGTGAGGCGTAGACACTTCACCGCCCGCACCCCGCGCACGAAAGACCGGTACAGAAAACAAGACGCTGAGCTCCGCGCTGAGATTAGCACATTGCTGCAACAGGACGGGTTTCCAAGCGAGACGACTGAAAAGATTTCGGCGTGGGATCCATACAACCAAAACGCCTCCGCCAACTTCTTTGACCCTGAGTGGATGTTCGGCATTACAGACGGGTTCGATGTCGTGATTGGCAATCCGCCTTACGTCCGTCAAGAGAAGATTAAGTCCCTCAAACCGACGTTGAAAAAACGCTATACCTGCTACACCGGCGCAGCCGACCTTTACGTCTATTTCTATGAACGCGGACTGCAACTGCTGAGTCCAAAGGGTATCCATACCTTTATCTGTTCCAACAGCTGGTTGGATGTCAACTACGGTGCCCCGTTACAGAAGTATCTCTTAGACAATACGAAGAGTGCCGTTATCTGTCACAGCGAAGCAGAACGTGAGTTTGAGAGTGCCGACATCAACACGATTGTGAGTGTTCTCCACAACGGCATCCCCAATCCTGATTCTCAGATCCGTTTTCTGACCTTCAAGACGTTCATAGGTGACCCAGATATAGAGAACCGACGAGAGCGAACGCGCCCCTATACCGAATTAGCACAAGCAGGCACGCGTGAGAATAAATACACCGGTGACAAGTGGGGTGGGAAATATCTACGCGCCCCAGACATCTACTGGACGCTGCTGGAGAAAGGCAAGGATAAACTGGTGCGTCTGGGAGACATTGCGGAGGTAAGGCGTGGCTTCACAACAGGTGCCAATGACTTCTTCTATCTTGACGCTGAACGGATTCGAGAATGGGGAATCGAAGATGAATTCTTGAAGCCCGTCATCAAAAGTCCGCGGGAATGCAAAAGCATCCGCGTAGATCCCAGTCAGTTGCAGTTCAAGTTATTTATGTGTCATACGGACAGAGCGGTATTGGCAGGCACTGCTGCGTTGGACTATATTGAATGGGGTGAATCACAGGGATTTCATCAGAAACCGAGTTGTAGGTCAAGGGTAAGGTGGTGGGATTTAGGTAAACGAGAAATCCCATCGCTTGCTTTCAACTATCTAATTTCTTCAACCGCAAGAACGCTATATGCACGAAACGGTTGCTATACAAGCGACAATTTTCAGGAAGTACATACGGATTCGGATTTGATATTGCCCTTGTGTGCCTCTTTGAATTCGTCCCTGTTTCAACTGATGGTAAATATGGCAGGACGTTCTAATTTCGGTGGCGGTTTACTGAAGATTCAGACCTATGAAGTGTCGGAGTTACTCTGTTTAGATCCAAAGATATTTGCATTTGAAGATGCAGCGATATTCACATCTTCTTCATGGGAAATGCTTGATCCTTCGGATGACCGTCGCGTCCTTGACACAATCATTTTCGATGCGCTCGGTCTCACACAAGGTGAACGGGATGGGGTGTATGAAGCGGTTGTTAATTTGGTAGAATCTCGGTTGCGGAAGGCGCGGAGTTTGAAGGGGAAAGGATAG
- a CDS encoding outer membrane lipoprotein-sorting protein, with product MAKSQNKTLIVRNLTICSLLLTALLLCPFALAQETISDIESVIKHIDQLYRSETSHAEMEMHIVTPHWERTLAMTIWTQGMSKTFIRITAPKKEQGVATLRIGNEMWNYLPKTNKVMKIPPSMMMGSWMGSDFTNDDLVRESSMLNDYTYQFVTPEDALPDHLYVQLVPKEDSPIVWGKIVASVRSDDYIPVWQHFYDEKGNLMRVMNFKEIKTFGDKIAPSVMEMIPQNKEGHKTVVRWLNATFDSDIDDKIFTRRNLQRRR from the coding sequence ATGGCGAAATCTCAAAATAAGACACTGATAGTACGAAACTTGACAATATGTTCTTTGCTCCTCACGGCTCTCCTCCTTTGCCCGTTCGCATTAGCCCAAGAAACAATATCTGACATCGAATCCGTCATCAAACATATCGATCAACTCTATCGGAGTGAAACCAGTCACGCCGAGATGGAGATGCACATCGTCACGCCGCATTGGGAACGTACGCTGGCGATGACAATATGGACACAGGGGATGAGCAAGACCTTTATCCGCATTACCGCCCCAAAGAAAGAACAAGGGGTCGCGACACTCCGCATTGGGAATGAGATGTGGAACTACCTTCCGAAGACGAACAAGGTGATGAAGATTCCACCGTCTATGATGATGGGGTCGTGGATGGGTTCTGATTTCACGAATGACGACTTGGTTCGGGAGTCGTCCATGCTCAATGATTATACCTACCAGTTTGTTACACCTGAAGATGCATTGCCAGATCATCTCTATGTCCAACTTGTCCCGAAAGAGGATTCTCCGATCGTTTGGGGAAAGATTGTTGCATCTGTGCGATCCGACGATTATATACCGGTGTGGCAGCACTTTTATGACGAAAAAGGGAATTTGATGCGGGTTATGAACTTCAAAGAGATTAAGACGTTTGGTGATAAAATCGCACCGTCTGTGATGGAGATGATTCCTCAAAACAAAGAGGGACATAAAACGGTTGTCCGGTGGTTGAATGCCACATTTGATTCAGACATTGACGATAAAATCTTCACACGCCGAAATCTTCAGAGAAGAAGATAG
- a CDS encoding ABC transporter permease yields MPHLIQTLTIKSSHAEIFREEDSMILKIAFRNIFRQKRRTILTALAMVVGFTLLSLTIGLSDGAYGDIISMFTRNRIGHIQVHRDGYLDKPSLYETIDGYTAVGEVIQDVAGVEAWTPRVYAAGLGSVGEKSTGVQIIGVDVTREVQATRFDQKVIEGTVLAETASHEAVIGKNLAKTLSAKIGSEIVIFSQGADGSLANDVYKIVGIAESGDDATDRTTCYLHIEDAQELFVLEGRAHEIVVIVSNINQVGKIKTAIEANLNDSTLDVAPWQVVAKSFYRAMKSDQQGDAISRWVIMLIVAIGVLNTVLMSVLERTREYGVLKAVGTKPMQIFWLVICEVVIITLGSICVGALLGVLVNYLLSIYGITYPEEITFGGMKIKTLYAVVNVRCLIIPAITVMASATVVGLFPAIKAARILPARAMRTH; encoded by the coding sequence ATGCCACATTTGATTCAGACATTGACGATAAAATCTTCACACGCCGAAATCTTCAGAGAAGAAGATAGTATGATACTCAAAATTGCGTTTCGTAACATCTTCCGTCAGAAGCGACGGACAATCCTTACCGCACTCGCAATGGTTGTCGGTTTCACACTCTTGTCGCTAACCATCGGTCTGTCCGACGGTGCGTATGGGGACATCATCTCCATGTTCACGCGAAATCGCATCGGACACATTCAGGTGCACCGTGATGGATACCTTGATAAGCCATCGCTTTATGAGACGATTGATGGGTATACTGCTGTCGGAGAGGTGATACAGGATGTTGCAGGCGTTGAAGCGTGGACACCACGGGTATATGCAGCGGGACTCGGCTCGGTTGGTGAAAAGAGTACAGGTGTACAAATCATCGGCGTTGATGTGACACGAGAAGTTCAAGCGACGCGATTTGATCAAAAAGTAATTGAAGGCACGGTATTAGCGGAAACCGCTTCGCACGAAGCCGTTATTGGGAAAAACTTGGCAAAGACGCTTTCTGCAAAGATTGGTAGTGAGATTGTGATCTTCTCGCAGGGTGCAGACGGTTCGCTTGCGAACGATGTGTATAAGATTGTCGGTATTGCAGAGAGTGGTGACGACGCAACAGATCGAACAACATGTTATCTGCACATTGAAGATGCTCAGGAATTGTTTGTGCTTGAGGGGCGCGCCCATGAAATCGTTGTGATTGTCTCAAATATCAATCAGGTCGGTAAAATTAAGACTGCAATCGAAGCGAACCTTAACGATTCAACGCTTGATGTTGCCCCGTGGCAAGTAGTTGCTAAATCCTTTTATCGCGCCATGAAATCCGATCAACAAGGGGATGCCATTTCACGTTGGGTGATTATGCTGATTGTGGCTATCGGTGTCCTGAATACAGTGCTGATGTCAGTACTGGAGCGGACGCGCGAGTATGGGGTGCTAAAGGCGGTTGGGACAAAACCGATGCAAATTTTCTGGCTCGTCATCTGCGAAGTCGTCATCATAACACTCGGTAGCATCTGCGTTGGTGCGCTCCTTGGGGTCCTTGTTAATTATCTGCTGTCTATATACGGCATCACATATCCCGAAGAAATCACCTTTGGGGGCATGAAAATCAAGACGTTGTATGCTGTAGTGAACGTCCGATGCCTGATTATTCCGGCGATCACGGTTATGGCATCAGCAACGGTGGTCGGTCTGTTCCCTGCGATAAAAGCAGCCCGGATTCTGCCAGCAAGAGCGATGCGGACACATTAG
- a CDS encoding ABC transporter permease: MWLILVKLAWRNIFRNKRQTIIAATAIGIGLTALIFMDALMIGMQEILIRTATASFLGDAQIHRESFRDEQEVSLTIQALDEVTASLSEETIVQHWTQRVLVFGMITSPANVSAINLVGVDPTTERHLSLIDDAITEGVYFEGDNSRDVVIGAKLAEILEVGLGDRVVVTVAQAKTGELSQEMFRISGIYNFADEAMNSGMAFVRIQKAQEMLAIGNDVHEIAIKFSSIAYAQDSTLPFWDTYSQHGNEALSWTELMSQLTVVLDMTTYSKYIIGVILFAIVVFGIINTLFMSLYERMFEFGVLRAVGTRPFGMARVILFEAGALAIVSIGVGMILGFLVTALLAYTGIDYTGIEMMGVTMQEFIRPVMTVEQFIIYPIWVFVFTLIAGLYPARHVAKMAPVDAMRRIF; this comes from the coding sequence ATGTGGTTGATTTTAGTAAAACTCGCATGGCGCAATATCTTTCGGAATAAACGGCAGACCATTATCGCTGCGACAGCGATCGGTATCGGTTTGACTGCTCTCATCTTTATGGATGCACTCATGATAGGGATGCAAGAGATCTTGATTCGGACGGCTACCGCTTCTTTCCTCGGTGATGCGCAGATTCATCGGGAAAGTTTCCGAGACGAACAAGAGGTTTCATTGACAATCCAAGCCCTCGATGAGGTGACAGCGAGTCTTTCTGAAGAAACCATCGTTCAACATTGGACGCAAAGAGTGCTCGTTTTCGGGATGATCACGTCTCCAGCGAATGTCAGTGCGATTAATCTCGTCGGCGTTGATCCCACTACAGAAAGGCACCTGTCGCTGATTGACGACGCGATAACGGAGGGGGTCTATTTTGAAGGGGATAACAGCCGCGATGTCGTCATTGGTGCAAAACTCGCCGAAATCTTAGAGGTTGGACTTGGCGATCGAGTGGTTGTGACGGTGGCACAAGCTAAAACCGGAGAACTTTCCCAAGAGATGTTTCGGATTTCCGGTATTTATAACTTTGCTGACGAGGCGATGAACAGCGGTATGGCATTTGTCCGGATTCAAAAAGCACAAGAAATGCTTGCGATTGGTAATGATGTCCACGAAATCGCTATTAAATTCTCTTCCATCGCTTACGCACAAGACTCGACACTACCATTTTGGGACACTTACTCCCAGCATGGCAACGAAGCATTAAGCTGGACAGAACTGATGTCACAATTAACTGTTGTGTTAGACATGACGACATACAGCAAATATATCATAGGCGTTATATTATTTGCGATAGTTGTCTTCGGGATTATCAACACACTTTTCATGTCGTTGTATGAACGGATGTTTGAGTTTGGTGTGCTACGCGCCGTTGGCACCCGTCCTTTTGGGATGGCGCGCGTCATCTTATTTGAAGCGGGTGCTTTAGCGATTGTGAGCATTGGCGTAGGAATGATACTTGGATTCCTCGTGACAGCACTGTTGGCATACACAGGTATAGATTACACCGGCATTGAAATGATGGGTGTGACGATGCAGGAGTTCATCCGTCCAGTCATGACGGTTGAACAGTTCATCATCTATCCGATATGGGTTTTCGTTTTCACCCTCATTGCAGGGTTGTATCCGGCTCGGCATGTAGCTAAAATGGCTCCCGTAGACGCGATGCGGCGCATCTTTTAA
- a CDS encoding ABC transporter ATP-binding protein — MAQTENKDVIVTEGVTKVYAADDIPVNALNGIDLTIESGEFTALVGPSGSGKTTFLNIISGLDSPTEGKVWLAGKVLSEMSGNELSDFRRDNIGFIFQAYNLIPVLTVEENVEYIMLLAGVPKAERHERVIAMLETVGLKGVANRTPTQLSGGQQQRVAIARAMVSEPTIILADEPTANLDSKTGADLLEMMRHLNSETGMTFIFSTHDPMVMARARRLITLRDGRIDTDEMR; from the coding sequence ATGGCACAAACTGAGAACAAAGATGTTATCGTCACAGAAGGCGTGACGAAGGTTTACGCAGCGGACGATATTCCTGTCAACGCGCTTAACGGGATTGATTTAACCATCGAATCGGGAGAATTTACGGCATTGGTGGGTCCCTCGGGTTCTGGTAAAACAACCTTTCTCAACATCATTTCTGGATTGGATAGCCCTACAGAAGGGAAAGTGTGGCTTGCTGGCAAGGTGTTATCAGAAATGAGCGGCAATGAACTCTCCGACTTTCGACGCGATAACATCGGATTTATTTTTCAGGCTTACAATTTAATTCCTGTATTGACAGTCGAGGAAAATGTTGAATATATCATGCTTTTGGCGGGTGTGCCGAAAGCAGAACGGCATGAACGGGTCATAGCAATGCTTGAAACCGTTGGGTTAAAGGGGGTTGCCAACCGGACACCGACGCAGCTTTCAGGTGGACAGCAACAGCGTGTAGCGATCGCCCGCGCTATGGTCTCTGAACCGACGATTATTCTCGCCGACGAACCGACGGCGAACCTCGATTCTAAAACGGGTGCCGACCTGCTTGAGATGATGCGCCACCTTAACTCAGAAACCGGCATGACATTCATCTTCTCAACCCACGATCCGATGGTGATGGCGCGTGCAAGGCGTTTGATAACCTTACGCGATGGACGCATAGACACTGACGAAATGAGATAA
- a CDS encoding alpha amylase C-terminal domain-containing protein, producing MGKQRSKGRQADGTALIKRDPLLKPYAEQLRQRFMHYQRLRRKIEETGGLLGEISQGHHYFGFNRGENDGENGVWYREWAPNAQALSLIGDFNGWDRAANPMSIDEWGVWHLFLPDKHYAERLSHGSKIKVHVVSALGGLDRIPAYVQRVIQEDDADFSGQYWTPSYPYQWKYQAPDFNAETEGLRIYEAHVGMAQEAEKVGTFAEFRENVLPRIADLGYNAVQLMAVMEHPYYASFGYHVSNFFAVSSRFGTPEELKALVDTAHSMGLLVIMDLVQSHAIKNLNEGLNHFDGTAHHYFHAGEKGEHSAWDSRCFDYDKYEVQRFLLSNIRYWLETYRFDGFRFDGITSMLYSDHGLGRVFAGYADYFDSRVELDAIVYLMLANEVLHTVNPAAISIAEDMSGMPGLARPIEEGGLGFDYRLAMGIPDYWIQLLKEKEDEDWHIGEIYGMLRNRRTGEKHIAYVESHDQSIVGDKTLATQLMDTELYTNMSIFTTSLVVARGIALHKLIRLLTFSLGGEGYLNFMGNEFGHPEWIDFPRAGNNNSYWYARRQWQLLDDEALRYKHLNAFDRAMQHLDIVHHLLAEEGIHLLFIHEEAKQIAYERSGLVFAFNFHPTASVTDWRIPVPQRADYRLILNTDDIAYGGHGAVEGVHYPWQDVAMAGQTQSIQIYVPARSALVLVSKQH from the coding sequence ATGGGAAAGCAACGCTCAAAAGGCAGACAAGCAGACGGCACTGCTCTCATCAAAAGAGATCCTTTGTTAAAACCGTACGCTGAACAACTACGCCAACGGTTCATGCACTATCAACGTCTCAGAAGGAAGATAGAAGAAACTGGCGGCTTATTAGGTGAAATAAGCCAAGGACACCACTATTTCGGCTTCAATCGCGGAGAAAACGACGGCGAAAACGGGGTCTGGTACCGTGAATGGGCACCGAACGCGCAGGCACTTTCACTCATTGGCGATTTTAACGGCTGGGATCGCGCTGCAAACCCGATGTCCATTGATGAATGGGGAGTCTGGCATCTCTTCCTACCCGACAAACACTATGCTGAACGACTCTCACATGGAAGTAAAATTAAGGTACATGTCGTATCAGCACTCGGTGGACTCGATCGAATCCCGGCTTATGTTCAGCGCGTCATTCAGGAAGACGATGCCGACTTCAGCGGACAGTATTGGACACCATCGTATCCGTATCAGTGGAAATACCAAGCCCCTGATTTTAATGCCGAAACTGAAGGATTGCGAATTTACGAAGCACACGTCGGCATGGCGCAAGAAGCGGAAAAAGTCGGCACATTCGCTGAGTTCAGAGAAAATGTCCTCCCCCGAATCGCTGACTTAGGCTATAACGCCGTTCAACTAATGGCGGTGATGGAACATCCCTATTATGCGAGTTTCGGGTATCACGTGAGTAACTTCTTCGCTGTCTCAAGCCGTTTCGGAACGCCAGAGGAACTCAAAGCGCTTGTTGATACAGCGCATAGCATGGGATTGCTGGTTATCATGGATTTGGTGCAGAGCCACGCCATTAAAAATCTTAACGAAGGGCTGAATCACTTTGACGGCACGGCACATCACTACTTCCACGCCGGTGAGAAAGGCGAACATAGCGCATGGGACTCGCGGTGTTTCGATTACGACAAATACGAGGTGCAGCGTTTTCTTCTTAGCAACATCCGCTATTGGCTGGAGACCTATCGATTTGATGGGTTCAGGTTCGACGGCATCACGAGTATGCTCTATAGCGACCACGGACTTGGACGGGTGTTCGCTGGATACGCTGATTACTTTGATAGCCGAGTTGAATTGGATGCCATTGTCTACCTGATGTTAGCAAACGAAGTCCTCCACACCGTCAACCCTGCTGCGATTTCGATCGCTGAGGACATGAGTGGAATGCCCGGTCTCGCGCGCCCCATTGAAGAAGGCGGACTCGGCTTCGACTACCGCCTCGCAATGGGAATTCCAGATTATTGGATTCAGTTGTTAAAGGAAAAAGAGGATGAAGACTGGCACATCGGTGAGATTTACGGTATGTTACGCAACCGCCGTACAGGTGAAAAACACATCGCTTACGTCGAAAGCCACGATCAGAGCATCGTCGGCGACAAAACGCTTGCTACCCAACTCATGGATACTGAACTCTACACGAACATGAGTATTTTCACGACAAGCCTCGTGGTTGCAAGGGGAATCGCGCTCCACAAACTCATCCGCCTTCTGACGTTCAGCTTGGGTGGTGAGGGATACCTTAACTTTATGGGAAATGAATTTGGACACCCTGAATGGATCGACTTTCCGCGCGCAGGCAATAATAACTCCTACTGGTATGCGCGCAGGCAGTGGCAACTCCTCGACGATGAAGCACTCCGATACAAGCATCTCAACGCTTTTGACCGCGCGATGCAGCACCTTGATATAGTACACCATCTGCTTGCTGAAGAAGGCATTCATCTCTTATTTATCCACGAAGAGGCAAAACAGATTGCCTACGAGCGAAGCGGACTTGTCTTTGCCTTCAACTTTCATCCGACGGCATCCGTTACAGATTGGCGTATTCCAGTGCCGCAGCGGGCAGATTACCGCCTCATTCTGAACACCGATGATATTGCTTACGGCGGCCACGGTGCCGTAGAGGGTGTCCATTACCCGTGGCAAGATGTAGCGATGGCGGGGCAGACGCAATCTATTCAGATTTATGTGCCTGCCCGGAGTGCGTTGGTGTTAGTGTCTAAGCAACACTAG
- a CDS encoding phytanoyl-CoA dioxygenase family protein: protein MSNQTAVLMTPEQKFFFDLRGWILIPSILSDSEIEEMKAEVYAGARQSYQGALQTLLDHPAIVGILNEILSEDPFVRDDCYGFRCEGSFTTVRPPGWGVSERGDNGLPHVVRPPQQANAMRYQVAGGKIFAGLTRVVWELEEVKSGQGATSFLSGSHKAHFNYGGPDPYRPNIGESPWEANMREMMDDYSCPPGSVVIFTESLVHAANDWTNPSNPRCAVFNCYNSIWAQWHRLNLSHEVIETMPPKRQSLFRGTWAIGGGPGGNREYSLENNTT from the coding sequence ATGTCAAACCAAACTGCAGTCCTGATGACACCGGAACAGAAGTTTTTCTTTGATCTTCGCGGCTGGATTCTGATACCCTCAATATTGTCGGATTCAGAGATAGAAGAGATGAAAGCAGAAGTCTATGCGGGTGCCAGACAGAGTTATCAAGGTGCCTTACAGACCTTGCTTGACCATCCGGCAATTGTTGGAATCCTAAACGAGATTTTGTCCGAAGATCCGTTTGTTAGAGATGATTGCTATGGATTTCGGTGTGAAGGGTCTTTTACGACTGTCAGACCGCCCGGCTGGGGCGTATCCGAACGTGGCGATAACGGTCTGCCACACGTCGTCCGTCCGCCCCAACAGGCGAATGCGATGCGCTATCAGGTCGCCGGTGGCAAAATCTTTGCGGGATTGACGCGCGTCGTCTGGGAACTTGAAGAAGTCAAATCAGGACAGGGTGCTACCTCTTTTCTCAGCGGATCGCATAAGGCACACTTCAACTATGGCGGTCCCGATCCGTATCGTCCGAACATCGGTGAATCGCCGTGGGAAGCGAATATGCGCGAGATGATGGACGACTATAGCTGCCCACCGGGTTCTGTTGTTATCTTTACCGAGAGCCTCGTCCATGCCGCGAACGACTGGACGAATCCGTCGAATCCACGCTGTGCTGTCTTTAATTGCTACAACTCCATCTGGGCACAATGGCACCGGCTGAACCTGAGCCATGAGGTTATTGAAACCATGCCGCCGAAACGCCAATCGTTATTCCGTGGCACATGGGCGATTGGCGGGGGTCCTGGCGGCAACCGTGAGTATTCATTAGAGAATAACACGACGTGA
- a CDS encoding winged helix-turn-helix domain-containing protein, which produces MLDNIGHIAGTIWHYLEENNEATVTKITREIGETERSVLMGVGWLAREGKLDFEKRKQGTYITLKTQQSDADVA; this is translated from the coding sequence ATGTTAGATAATATTGGACACATTGCCGGCACCATCTGGCACTATCTTGAGGAAAATAACGAAGCCACTGTTACAAAAATAACCCGAGAAATCGGGGAAACTGAACGTTCAGTCCTGATGGGAGTCGGTTGGCTCGCTCGCGAAGGAAAATTAGATTTCGAGAAACGAAAACAAGGCACTTACATCACACTCAAAACACAACAATCAGACGCAGATGTTGCATAG